Proteins encoded together in one Porites lutea chromosome 2, jaPorLute2.1, whole genome shotgun sequence window:
- the LOC140926381 gene encoding uncharacterized protein: MSTTPMYWTKDHDLLLVREVLTVDPYSQPKGSRERAKLWEEIALNLSAVSEPRFSVSARSVRDRVNLVLIKKHKKKVAEESKASGIAVDEPSEFDAAIEEICEKAEAAEREQQMISEGKKANAEKEKKQAEDMRAKALEKVGETRKRVVGDDVSEEPEKKEKRTRRSGAETIVYLKEKSEKEFKIRQEELELRKQEQCAQVKRQEEMTQQLIHQQDQQQTMFANLQQQQHQQLQQLSQMQMTIMQQQQQQNQALVAVLQELAKKK, translated from the exons AT GTCGACTACTCCAATGTACTGGACGAAAGATCATGATCTTCTTTTAGTTAGAGAAGTGCTAACTGTTGATCCGTATAGCCAGCCAAAGGGAAGTCGGGAGAGAGCGAAACTGTGGGAAGAAATTGCCTTAAACCTGAGTGCAGTGTCTGAGCCCCGTTTCTCGGTTTCTGCGAGGTCTGTAAGAGACCGTGTAAACCTGGTTCTaataaagaaacacaaaaaaaaggttgcagAAGAAAGCAAGGCCAGCGGAATAGCAGTTGATGAGCCCTCAGAGTTTGATGCAGCAATTGAAGAAATATGTGAGAAAGCCGAGGCCGCAGAGAGAGAGCAGCAAATGATATCAGAGGGAAAAAAAGCCAATgcagagaaagagaaaaagcaaGCAGAGGATATGAGAGCCAAGGCTTTGGAGAAAGTTggagaaacaagaaaaagagtGGTCGGTGATGATGTTAGTGAAGAGCccgaaaaaaaggagaaaagaacaAGGAGATCAGGAGCAGAGACCATAGTATATCTGAAAGAGAAGTCGGAAAAAGAATTCAAAATCAGGCAAGAAGAGTTAGAACTAAGAAAACAGGAGCAGTGTGCCCAAGTAAAGCGGCAAGAAGAAATGACACAGCAACTGATCCATCAACAGGACCAGCAGCAAACAATGTTTGCTAACCTCCAGCAGCAGCAACATCAGCAGCTTCAACAGCTAAGTCAGATGCAAATGACTATaatgcagcaacaacaacaacagaaccaGGCACTAGTGGCTGTGCTGCAAGAGCTTGCCAAGAAGAAGTAG